The sequence below is a genomic window from Lolium perenne isolate Kyuss_39 chromosome 7, Kyuss_2.0, whole genome shotgun sequence.
ACAGAAAATTCTTCAATCCACCATCTCCCTGGCTATCTACACTTGCTGCTCCCCTACATTCTTCCCTTGTCCTGAGGTTTCATCACCTCTCACACCGTGGTCGCCATCGTGTTCCTCTTCCCAATCCTCGCACACGTCGAGGAAGTAGAGCGCGCTGACCATGGCAGTGCATGCGGCGAACATGGGGATGGGCCCGAAGAGCCAGAGGAAGACGGGGCAGGAGAAGTAGAAGGCCCTGACGCCGAGCGACCAGAAGTAGCTGCCGCGGTTGAGCGTGCCGGTGACGTAGTCGACGGCGAGGCCCGGGCGGCGGAGGCGGTGCGCGCGGAGCGGGACGTTGACGAGGGTGCTGGTGTGGCTGTAGTAGCGGATGGACTGCAAGTTGAGGAGGAACGCGACGAGGAAACAGACGAGGATGACGAAGAACTTGGCCGACAGCGCCTCCTCCCCCGTCGCGCCCACGAcgagcggcgcgcccgggaggagcccacccccgccgc
It includes:
- the LOC127314813 gene encoding uncharacterized protein yields the protein MGKEALDYVLVPLGLALMVGYHAWLLLRIRRRPTTTVIGVNSINRRIWVRHIMEEPSGKHAVLAVQTIRNNIMASTLLASTAITLSSLIAVLMSGGSRGGGGGGLLPGAPLVVGATGEEALSAKFFVILVCFLVAFLLNLQSIRYYSHTSTLVNVPLRAHRLRRPGLAVDYVTGTLNRGSYFWSLGVRAFYFSCPVFLWLFGPIPMFAACTAMVSALYFLDVCEDWEEEHDGDHGVRGDETSGQGKNVGEQQV